The genomic segment ccattAATAGAGATACTGCCTTGCTGACGTGAGTCATGAAGGGTTTATGCCGTGCAGTTGAGGGTGAGCCGCATCCAGCCCCCCGCCCTGCACACCTCCCACCACGGATCTCCCTGGTTTCCAGGGAAACAGCGGCCCCAAATGCTGCCTGACTTTCACGtctgcctttcatttctcttttttttttttggtaagaaaaaaatcacaactgattttttttctcccttcccctttcaGGATCACCACCACGGCCGCTTGCATGATGGACCTGCGGAGGTACCCCCTGGACCAGCAGAACTGCACGCTGGAGATCGAGAGCTGTGCGTATGCCTTGCACCCGCCCTCAGCCACACGGTGCCACCTGATGccacccaccccagccccagcttcCCACTCATGGGATGCCTCCCAGGGGTGTTACAAGCCACCCCTCCTGGAGGATGTCCCCTGGGGCAGGACCAGGCTCCCTCATCCAAACTCCATCCTGAGGGGACCTCGTGGGTGAAATGCCCAGGAGAATGGAGCTCTAGCAGCAGGCTGGGCATTAAAATCACTCTCACGCTCAGGAGGGTGGTGGAAGCCTCCCTTAGCCCTAAGAAAGCCCTGGGAGCCTGCCCTTGCTTGTGGCTGGCCCCGCTCTGCATGGGAGGTGAGACCTGAGCCCTCCCGCAGTCCCTCCTCACCTGGATCTTCCCTTGACTCCTATGGAAAGCCTCTCCTGACCGCACTGGCGGAGGAGGTCCGGCTCTCCTCATAAAAATGCACCACAGTATCCCCGCAGGAGCAGTCCAGAGCAGCAGATCTCACAGTAATGATGATGCAGCTTCAGTGGTGATTATCAGAGAAttgcttttttcataaaagaagtCCCACAGCATCCACAGTCAGAAGGCACCATGCCGCCTTaccagccctgcctgcgcctGGGAGCCCCCTTGCCGCTCGGGTTGCTCGGGATGTGCAGCCGTCGCAGCGCTTGGCGTGGCGGGTAATGGCATGTAAATTAGGTCCTGCTGGAGGCACTAATGACATGTCATTTCTGGCACTCCTTAACATTTTGAGAATAGTTTACGGTACaaccaagaaaacagaaggcagaGAATTACCCACAGTTCCCCATGTTGTGATTTTGTTCTTAATGGGACATGTCAAGCCAATTTGTTAGTCGAAGCTACATTTCCTTTTACAATATTTCTAAGATCCACGCAGAGATGAAGAGATTCAATCATTTCCTTCCTCAGAGCTTTTGTCTTTTACACACTTGCACATTTGAAATCCGCAGGGCTCCATTTTGTCTGCTTCCAAGTCCACATAACTCTGGAATAACAGTCCTTTTATGGCTGGCTTAAAAAccaaagtatataaaaaaaaaccaaaacaaacaaaccaccaaaataGCCCTTTTGTGGTGCAGGGGTACTGGGTTCgtaaagcagcagcaggcagctggggtgtccttccccacagcagctcGGGGCACTTACCTGCAGGAGTTAAGCCAGTGCTGGCACTGCCTGTTGAAcccatccctccatccccaaAATAACCCTCACTGTGGATACCCCTGCCTAGCTGTGTGCCAGGATTCAACAAAAACCTGATGAGGCAGGCTGCAAACAGGCTGTTAATCTGATGTTTTAAGACATCGTATCAATACTTTATTGTATTTCAGGTTGAAATGACTTGTCTTTGTGAAAgttcttttacttttaaaaagtaaaatggaaatttggttttctttttaaagctagaaATCAAAAAGTGAAGCGTTTATTTTTAGACTGAACaacttttccctttaaaatcactttaaaaaatggctttctgaaaaacatgtttgatTTCATATTGCATAAtgtcataataaaaaaaaacaaaacaaagattgGTACCTAATACCAGCAGATCACAGAATAAAGGGAATAGAGCTAGTTAACTGCGAGATCTCCCAAAATTAGTTACTGTAATTTGACATTTTCATTGCTGATCAGGAAGTAAATTTGAAGTCACTGCTGTTAAATTTGTGGATGATGAAGATAGCAGTCTGCGTGGCTTGCTCACTGCACATTTGAATACCTCCCAATTTGAATACATCCAGAATGCATTTGAATACAGCTAAATGCGGAGGTCTGTGCCTGGGTGCGGGAGCGCAGGCCAGGCTGCCAGAGTGCGGGACTCATACCCATACGGGTGTCGACCGGGGGAAATGATAAAGGGATAGCAGCCCTGAGCACCACTGCTGGAGGTTTCGTAGCAGGGCTCTGACAAAAAAGCGCTGGAGTGAGCCTTGGTTATATAAACCAGGGGAGCTGTGAGTCAGAGCAGGGAATCGATTGGCCTCTGAATATGTTGCTGGTGAGACAGGGAAAGGGACTCTGTCTATATTTGGTTTCCAAAATTTAGAAAGGAAGTTGAGAAATCAGAAGAGGTTGAGAAAAGATGCTAAAAAGTAGTTCAAGGGCTAGAGCAGATGTTTTGCAGTGAGAAACCTCAATAGCTCAATCTGGTTTGTTTACTGCAAAGGAGGTGGAGAGGTGACTTGTTTACAGGCTGGGTGCACCTCTGCAGAGGGAGAGCACTGGGTAGAAAGGGCTTGGTAACCTCCtagaaaaattcaaaacaacCACCAGAGCCTGAAAGTCTGAGCCAGATAAATTCAAATGTAAAATCACACACAACAGTTTTAACTGCGAGAGTGTTTGAGCTGCTGGAATCAACCACCAGGAGAAGTGGGGGACTTCACtgtttcttgctgctttgcACACTTGGTCTCAGCGCTCTGGGAGAGATGCTGCAGCCAGATGCAAATACCAGTTCCTGTGCGCACAGCTGGGGTACTCGAGGCAGTGCAACATCCTGTGAAACCCCAGTGTCTGCAGCAGATGAGATGATAACCTAAGGGTCCTCAATCTCTGTGGGCTTGTGGGTGTGGGTGCTTTACCACTTACTGCCATGGGAGCAGGAGCATGCcatggggggaggaggtggagccCTGGCATAGCTGATTTACATCAGAAGCAGATCTGGCATGGCATTTGGAagattgttattattttttagcaCCCATGAATAAGCGCAGTAATGCTTGAGAGTGCAGGATGTGGGCTTGGAGACTACACAGTCATCAAATAATTCAGTTTGGGAAGAGAGCTCAGGGTGTCTCTAGTCCAGTCCgcagctcaaagcagggtcagctatgaggtcagaccaggttgctcagcTCTTTGTCCACTCGGGAGCTGCAGGATGACACCATCCTCAAAGGTTCAGCTCTGATCTGGGGTAGCCCTTGGCCCCTAAGGCTAGGTAGAAGAATTTCTCCTCCATGGTACATTCAACAGCTCTTCATTCCCCTGATCCCACTAATACactgttgctggttttggtggCAGCTCTCCCTAGCGGATGTTAGCCTTGCTGGGTATGGCTAGCCAACTGCCTCTCTGCTGCGAGGGCTTGTGGATAAGGCAGGTTGTCATGCTGCAGTGCAGGCTGTGAATAAAAGCTGTCTGTGGGCATAGGTGAAGTTCATTCTCTAAAGGAAGCCTTGCACCATGCCATACCAAAGCTTGTACATATTCTACTGCTTCTTTACACACAGAGGTGCAAATTCTTTGCTTAGAATAAGAGGCCACCCCTTCTGCAGCAACAGCGACAGTGCTTCAAAACCCAGCTTGCCACAAGTGGCATTAATTTTCAAGTGGAGATGAATCCTTGCCCACAAGGGCAAGGGGCAAGGCTGTGAACATCACACTAATGGGAGGGAAGCTGCATGACTTCATCCCCTGGGCCTCACTCCCCATGAGTCGAGAGCACCTGGGGAGTCTTTCTCCTGGGACTGTGGTTTTGGGCTCGTCAGCACTTCCAGCCTGTGCAGCCCTGTCAGGCTTGTATAGTTTGGGGTTAAAGTAAGAGGCTGTACCCTTGGATGAGTTAACAAATCCATTACCATGAAACGTAAGGGATGAGTATTTGTTACCAGCCTGactccccttcctctcttctcccattACTGCTCTTTTCAGCCAGCACTTGGTAAAAGCAGCCCCCGGTCTCAGAGACTCTGTCCACTTCCCGGCTCCAAATTTTGACTGAGAGTACTTAGAAGAGGGAGATGCTCTGATattcaaatttcttttgaacTGCTGTTgtaaatctttttctctctgggaATTTTTAATACTTAGATGCTCTGTTTGCCTAGTCCCCACCAGAATGTATTGTGTGGTCTCCCCCTTCTGGTAAAAGgaggcagtttttaaaaaagcaaaatgccatGTTTGGTGCATTTGACAGAGCCTTCTGATGCACAAGTCCCTGTCATGTCAGCCATGGAGATTATGTAGTGCAAGTCAATGCTTGATGGGCCACTTCtcatctttttctcctgaattcTAGCCAGAAGTGGGAGTTCTGACCAATTTTTTCCTCCCGTCCTGGGGACTGTACTGCCAAGctcagctgaagaagaaaagtacGTCAGCAGGGAGGTGCTATGCTTGCTATCTGATGGTGTGGGCTTTCCTTTGGATCCTCTTCCAGATCACCTTAGTGAAAATGGAGGTGTCATCTACTCGAGCTTGTCAGCTTAGTTCTCTCTCTATGTTTCTTCATCTCTGCAGATGGTTACACGGTTGATGACATTGTCTTCTTCTGGCAAGGAAATGATTCTGCTGTCACAGGGATGGAGGTGCTAGAACTGCCACAGTTCACCATTATCGAGCAGAGGCTGGTCAGCAGGGAAGTGGTCTTCACCACCGGTGAGTCTCTGCTGAAGGGATGTGATGGAATGTGCAAACCTCCTGCTGATCAGCGTCAATGTTCCTCTGATTCAGATGCTGAGGCACTAACTTAGGATCTAAGCTTCAACTTAGGGTCCTGTTCTTTTGGAAAAGAGGCATCTTCTGTGCCCAccaagtttgctttttttttttggctgcttcTCTTCAGAGACTTATGGGAtcatttttttgctgcagttgttttcatttcttagtCAAAACACCAACTGAGCTCAAAACAGAACCTCTTTAGAAGGTTCTCAGCCTTTACCTTATTTTTATGTGGTTTGCAGCTGGCTCTTGAAGCTAATGTAGGTGCAGTAGTAAGCAGAAGAATGTATCAGTTGAAAAGCAAGTGGTCTATGAAATGATGCAAACTCATCTGTACATGGCAATAAAAAGATCTGGAGAGAATACCTTGGATGATTCAGATACTGCCAGTTGGAAAGTTGGAGGGGTTTGAATTTTGGTTGCTGTCTTCACTTTGATCTGGCATGGAGTTCACTGCCAAAACAGCATGCCACACACCTGTTAAATAGGACAATTTTTGAAATGCCGTGAAATCACAGCCTGATTCTATCAATCAGCGGTGGTGGCAGATGGTGATGTTGTTACAATAGTGCCTTGGGGGCATGCTGGGAGCAGGGTCCCATTGCAATGGTAATCTAGAGACCCACAACAAGAGGCAGTATTCCTCCAAAAGAAGTTTGCAGTCTAAATAGGTAAAAGATCTTCAAAAAACAGACTGGTGAAATACTGTGTTCAAGCTACGCAAATGGCACATAATGGTGAGAGAACATAACCTCCTTTTTCCCAGTCTACCTCCTTGATCATTAAAGACTGTTGTTCTCTTGTTACTTCAGCTGCCAACCCACGATTACACCCATGTTTCAGGCTGCTGTGTTGCCTAAGGGACGGAGGTGGGAAGGCAGAATGACTTGGACTTTGTTTCACAGCAATGAGAGAGGCCCTGGTTTGTCCCTGTCAAAATGACCCTGCTCCAGTGGAAGGACTGTAAAAGTACTTATTGTCGTCACTATCTCCATTAGGTTTGCTAAAAGATTAGGAGGAAGTTGCaacaacttgggaaaaaaaaagacctataGATTAACTAACAGTACTCTATTTGCATATGAATTTGCCCAGTTTGACCATAATCCATTTTTAGAACAGCATGGGAAAAATATGATTCAGATCTTCATTGCTGTTTGGAGGAAAAGCTAGCACATGAAACATTGGAAAATCATCTCACTGCATCCAGATATAGGATTAAAGTCTCCTGTGTAAGCCTGTATCAAATTGGCACGTACCATAATAGCAATTTCAGCACTCAACAGACATTCTCCCATGATGTCTGATATAATAACGTAACATGTAGGgtttcctttcttcttaatATTCTGAGCCAACTGAGCAGACTCTGAAGAGCCCCCTTCCAAAAACTGATGagtctgcaaaatgaaatgaagaaaaaaagagagatttctcATTATCCCTGCCTCTTGagaacattttccaaataaaatttcaatTCCTAACCTAAGCTCTTACCACAAATACAGCCTTGCCGTCCTCTCAAACAACATGTCCCTTTAATATCTCACTGACAGGTTCATATCTGCGTTTATCCTTGAGTTTCCGGATTAAGAGGAACATTGGTTACTTCATCCTGCAGACTTACATGCCATCTATTCTCATCACCATCCTGTCCTGGGTCTCCTTCTGGATCAATTACGATGCTTCTGCTGCACGAGTGGCACTGGGTATGTAACCTTTTCATTATATGTTGAAGAAGGTGGTTTTTTGAGGGAGATCAGCTAGGACAGCTGTAAGAAAGTAAATACCTCTTTCTGTATGAGGTAGCATCTAAGCAAGCCACATAGGTCTGTCAAACTTGTCATCCCAAATGAAGGACATTTTTTCTGAGAACAAACTTCAAATTTTCAGCCAGAAGAGCTACTTTTTTGTTCAGAAGTATCAGTACTTCCCAACTTCAGTCTGTATTATTTGAATCAGTAAAAGTTCTACTATAAATTTCTGTGGATGCAAGTTTAAACTCTATAACAAAAGCATAAATAGTCACAGCTTCTCAGTCATGTGAGACTGACATGCCATGAGCCCACCAGTTCCTTTACTCTGATTTGTACTTGTTTTCTTAAGAAGAGAAGTCTGGGCACCTCTTGGTCAACAGGTGTGCCAGGACTGGTTAGTTGGATGATAAATCTTGAGGGTGGGTGACCAAAGAGTAGTAAAAATGATGAGTGAATGgctaaaagatgaaaaaaataaaggaagtggcattaaacattttcatgatAGTTCAGGCCCCATACAGACACTTTTTGTAGCTGAAGACCTTCATAACCAAGGCAAATGTGGGACAGCAGTTAAAGTCCAAGTTCTTCTTAAGCACATGCTCCCCTAAATAGGAATGTTTTCctataagaggaaaaaaatgaggtctTTTAAGCAACAGAAGGGAAGTGGGGGTGGATTGCAGATGAGGATTTTGaagaaggaacaggagaaaGGGGGGATGGCTGCCATATGAGAATGGGGCTGTGCAACATGATAGAAAGTTCAGAGGAAATAGGAGAGCCAAGGAGGGAGAAGGATTTAATCTGTGAGTGGGAAAAGGCTCAGAGAGGCAATGGAGCAGAGGTAGAGGCTGGGTCTTACAGAAAAGGTTGGGGGCTTAAATTAGTTCTAGGAGAAAACAGAGTTTGAGAAGACTCAGAGGAGGTATGGTTTGTACAAAGATATAAAATAGATTATTTGGCCGTGCGTGCTTGGAGAGGCTGGAGCAGTGAGACGGGGAGGGAACAAGAAGaacatgtaaattaaaaagGTAAGCTGCATTGACAAAAGTATAATcagtgagagaagaaaaagtgacCATGGCAGTCATTGCTGGCACAGTGAAAGTACAAGCAGAAGGGTGGACATGAGATGCACAGCTGTTGAATTTCTGCTGACATCTGGATTcaaaggagaagacagaagaaaaatattgtagatCAGAACTGGAACAGCTCTCCCTAAACTATTCCTGACAGCTCTCTATCTAACTTGTCCTTAAAAAGCTCCAAAGaaggagactccacagcctcctctGGGCTCTTTATCTCCAGATTTACCTGCTCGTTCAGTGAAAAAGctcttctttgcctctgtctaAGTCTCCATTGCAATTTGTCCAGTTCTTAATGGGGATGTGGAGAACATTCTATTCCCCCTTTCTTTACCTCAGATTTCTGGATATTTAGACTACTGTCTAAATATAGACAATATAATATattgtatgtatataaatatatctcCCTTCTGTTTACTCTTCCATGAACTGAAGACTATTAgttctttaaatcttttatcAGGAATGACACTAAAGTCACGATGAGGGTGAAGGGGAAACAGGACAAGCAGAGGTCCAGGACGCAGAGAAAGGTTTGAGAGCTATCACTGTAGAGGTAGGCCTGAAACCAGAAGAGCAAATTAAGGTTATGGAGACTAAGAGAGCTGCCAACAGAGAGATGAGGAGGAGGGATACTAGAAGAAAAGGAGGTCAGCAAGGTAGTAAGAAAAGCAGGACAGCTGAGCTAAAGAAGTGGGAAAAGAAGACTAGGTTGAAGAGGAAAAGTTAGTGCCCCCAGAAGAAGCATGAAGGCTCATTGCCATCTTTTTGAAGGTGGCAGAAGACTGTCAGAGAGACAGATCTGAGGCCACTCTGACGGTCCAGAGAAGGGAAGAGCCTGAGAAGAAACTGAGGAAGAGAACTGAAGCTGTGAGAGTAATCATGGTGCACCAGGCTCTTGGAGACTGAgtagatggggaaaaaagtattcaatGAGACcaagaaatgtttatttaagATACAGGAAATATAAGTAGGCTGAAAAAGGAGAGCGTGAGAACCACGGGAGGAGTGTGTACAGATGATAATTGAGGTAGTGAGTGGTAAAGCTGGTGAGAGGAAGGTGGGAATTGATGGGGTCAAGGATGTAGACAGAAGGCTATGAGGCAGGCAAAAAAAGAGTGCGCCATGAAGAGGGAATCTCTTCACTCTTTCTCCTATTCATGGCATTGGAAAGACACAGCAGATTATAAATTCACGTCAAGGATACTGAGGCATTCAGTAGTGTGCAGGGAAGCCTGATGAGTTcatgaagtggaaaaaagggaggagaagacGTTGAGAGACTGAGAGCAAAACTGAATGTTTCCTACCACActgagggaaagaaggaggatCAGGGAGGACTTAAAGAACCAAGGTCCAGAGGATGTTGATTCCCATTGTCCTGATGATACTCAGCTTTGACATTTTCTCCCACTGTTGGCAGCTGGTTTATTTTCTGCAGCGATTTGTACTGGGCAGCTGGGCTTAGAATAATGacaattttcttcccagttgcACTGCTCCCATCCCTCCTGAGGTTGTCCAGCTGGGAGAAGGGATGGGGAAGCTGAGAGTGGCATTTCAGGAAACCATCCCACCTTGGTAACAGAGCACCTACCCTCTCCTTACAGGGGTCACCACGGTACTTACAATGACTACCATCAACACCCATCTGCGGGAGACTCTCCCCAAGATCCCTTACGTCAAGGCTATTGATGTTTATCTCATGGGCTGCTTCGTCTTTGTGTTCCTGGCGCTCCTGGAGTATGCTTTTGTCAACTACATATTCTTCGGGCGAGGCCCCCggcagcaaaagaaacagagtgAACGGATCAGCAAGGCCAACAATGAGCGCCACCGTTATGAGGAGAAGAGGGTGAGAGAGCAGGTTTGTCCCCTTCTTTCATTGTGACAGAAGAATTCAGACTCTCCACTGTTCATTCAGTCCTGGGTGAGCTGTGGAGCAGCCTTTCTCCTCATCACAAGAGATGAACTCCAGTTCCCCTGTCTGGTGATTACTGGGAATTTTTTGTCCTTGATCATTTTGTCATCATTCAGTCTCATCGGGACCATCATCTTGCATGGGGCAGGTGTACCCAAAAGTACCCCTATGGCTTTTGGTCCTACTGTGTTGGCAGAATCACACTAACATGCTCAAAAGTTTGCTGCAAGCACACGTGGCTAGTTCTTCAACGCCAGCATCAGTggacaacattttcaaatgcagaagtCCAGGTTCAGAGCTCACAAATGACCCAATCAGTGGTTCTGTTACAcaaaaaatagttcaaaatcATCCCTGATGGTGTGGCCCTGTGTGCACTGTGCACAGGACATCCCCACTacctttctctctgtcttccctGTTCTAGGTTGACCCTTATGGTAACATCCTCCTCAGCACTCTGGAGATGAACAATGAGCTGCTGGCCACGGACATGATGAGCAGTGTTGGCGACTCTCGAAACTCTGTCATGTCCTTTGAAGGCTCAGGAATCCAGTTCCGCAAGCAGCTGGCCTCTCGGGATGGATTTGGTCACCACCCAACCCTGGACCGCCACGTCCCACTGACCCACCACGCTGCAGCCCGCAACCGTGCCAACTGCCGTCTCCGCCGGCGGTCATCTAAGCTGAAGCTCAAAATCCCAGACCTGACAGACGTCAGCACCATTGACAAGTGGTCACGAATCATTTTTCCAATCACCTTTGGATTCTTCAACCTTGTTTACTGGTTGTACTATGTAAATTGATGCCTGCAGCCTCCGAGAGAGATAGGGACAGACACTCAGACAATGACAACACAGGAGTGTTGTGGtcttttgggtttgggttttacTCTTTACTATCATTATCATTTATTCCGTTGATTCATTAGATTTATTCTAAGCTTACTCTTCTCTTTTCAGCACATGTAGAACCACAGAGTGTGGGAGACAGTAAGGGAGAGAAGGGTATATGGGAGGGGGTTTGGTTTCAGGGAGGGATGTGTTTGTCTTGATTTTGGTTTCCTGCTGAAGGACTTAAACcattgtaaaaaaaccaaaaaccaccaaaaaccaaaaaaaagaaagaaaaaaaaagaaaaaatgacagaaaaaagaaaaaaaaccacacacacacccaccccccaaacatgaaaagtttaaaaaaagggggggagggagattTAAAGAAATTGAGTCAAAAACTGGTGGGGGCGATAGGTTATCTTTGGCTGTGCTCACTAATGCGCTATCCTCACTTCCATTTCACTACTGAAAAttcatctttctcttctcagtattattatattttttttaatctttcttctgtCACTGCTCTTAACCCCTTCATGTTTATTCTTTCATGGATtcatgagatggtggagtttCATTCTCATGCTAtgagatttctcttttctttttctctctccctctctcttgcTTACAAGCCTAAAAGAATCTTTTAAaccaacaaataaaaagaatatttattttggaagagctgggaagggggggaggaCAAGGCAATTAtttgggagggaaggggcaaTGTGGGGTTatgggagggggggaggagggagcttATTGAAAACAAAGGCACATTTGCAAGTTGCCTTTTTCCACCTTCAGGAGTTTGCaagctgtttttcctgtatgaatgtgtgtgtgtgcgcgcgcgcggggcgtatctgtgtgtgtgtatgtgcgcATGTATGTAGATAtggatgtgtgtgtgcaagcaTGTTTTCTGGGGAGGGGATCTGGGGAGGGGGGTTTTGTAATGTCTTTTGTAGAAAGAGAACACAGGTGACATTTAACCGGCAGTGTTTTGGGGGGAATAGCAGGGTTTTGTTTGCTCATTGCAACTTTGCAAGGTTGGAGGTCGGAGTCCCAGCTTGTATTAGAGAGACAGAGCTGGGGAGGTAGATTGTGCAAATACATACTTGCTGAGGAAAGAGAGGACTTTGGGGATCAGCAATGGGACAGTGCTGCTGTTCACCGCTGGCATCTGATCTCTAGTAGACTAAGCTGATTCAGTGCTGAAAGGAGGGGTTCTTCCTCATCATTCCCATGCTGCATCTTTCTTACtgagtttggggaaaaaagcagttgcAGGACTCTGAAAACTCAacccttccctgcctctgcctgttCCTTGTGCCAGACAAGGGACTTCACACTCCAGCCCACTGAGTGATCATAGCCTATGGCAAGGTGCAGGAAAGGGTGGAAGTCATTTAACTTTGTTGtgcttcaggaagaaaaaatctggaaatggTAACTATCCCCTTTCCTAAGAAGTTCAGAAGCAAATGGTGGGCTGGCACCCTCTGATCTGTACTGCTTCTATCAGGCCTTGCTTTATGTCTGTTAATACATGCAGAGTGTAGAGAAAAGCACCCTGTGTCCCTTCTTGCAGAAGATGTAACATGCAGTAGAGTTCCATGGAGCATCATCCTGCTGGAAGACGATGGTCTTTAAAGACTGGGCAGGGTGAAGGTTGCAATGAAAATGCTGAGCTTGTCAGTGCTTGTGGAAGCCCCTGAGTCTGTAGCAGCTTCCATCCACAGGCACTCATTATAAAGGTACAGAAGGGTAACTTGGCCTTGGACAGCAAGGTCA from the Gymnogyps californianus isolate 813 chromosome 9, ASM1813914v2, whole genome shotgun sequence genome contains:
- the LOC127019613 gene encoding gamma-aminobutyric acid receptor subunit beta-4 isoform X2, which codes for MWTFQADRLSGIVSALAALCLACCAQSPSTGNISVVKEIVDKLLKGYDVRLRPDFGGNPVTVGMSIHISSIDQISEVNMDYTITMYFQQSWRDKRLAYNDLPLNLTLDNRVADQLWLPDTYFLNDKKSFLHGVTVKNRMIRLHPDGTVLYGLRITTTAACMMDLRRYPLDQQNCTLEIESYGYTVDDIVFFWQGNDSAVTGMEVLELPQFTIIEQRLVSREVVFTTGSYLRLSLSFRIKRNIGYFILQTYMPSILITILSWVSFWINYDASAARVALGVTTVLTMTTINTHLRETLPKIPYVKAIDVYLMGCFVFVFLALLEYAFVNYIFFGRGPRQQKKQSERISKANNERHRYEEKRVDPYGNILLSTLEMNNELLATDMMSSVGDSRNSVMSFEGSGIQFRKQLASRDGFGHHPTLDRHVPLTHHAAARNRANCRLRRRSSKLKLKIPDLTDVSTIDKWSRIIFPITFGFFNLVYWLYYVN
- the LOC127019613 gene encoding gamma-aminobutyric acid receptor subunit beta-4 isoform X1, giving the protein MWTFQADRLSGIVSALAALCLACCAQSPSTGNISVVKEIVDKLLKGYDVRLRPDFGGNPVTVGMSIHISSIDQISEVNMDYTITMYFQQSWRDKRLAYNDLPLNLTLDNRVADQLWLPDTYFLNDKKSFLHGVTVKNRMIRLHPDGTVLYGLRITTTAACMMDLRRYPLDQQNCTLEIESYGYTVDDIVFFWQGNDSAVTGMEVLELPQFTIIEQRLVSREVVFTTGSYLRLSLSFRIKRNIGYFILQTYMPSILITILSWVSFWINYDASAARVALGVTTVLTMTTINTHLRETLPKIPYVKAIDVYLMGCFVFVFLALLEYAFVNYIFFGRGPRQQKKQSERISKANNERHRYEEKRVREQVDPYGNILLSTLEMNNELLATDMMSSVGDSRNSVMSFEGSGIQFRKQLASRDGFGHHPTLDRHVPLTHHAAARNRANCRLRRRSSKLKLKIPDLTDVSTIDKWSRIIFPITFGFFNLVYWLYYVN